Proteins encoded by one window of Conger conger chromosome 1, fConCon1.1, whole genome shotgun sequence:
- the LOC133108182 gene encoding zinc finger protein 513, whose translation MPRRKQSHPQPVKLDSEDGVAAVNSGSLVLESDFLLGQDLEFGDNDGDYKIIAFDKDSDSVAVEMGLPAYGLSDEDCSYGRLSLESEGEETEACACCGQPIEEPSSLTPPCCGQPIEEPSSLTPPCCRRCREGEGPGGGDGGGGATGGSAGVVSGGAGPRKLHPCALCGFSSRYSNHLKRHMKTHNGEKPYRCPHCAYASAQLVNLQRHLRTHTGEKPYRCTHCAFACSSLGNLKRHQRMHTHHKPNKCSVCEYRASSAASLRRHEMGHKAQEPEPPDVAVVSDLTLHVSEEADFLQSYGGLKGAESDSLPELLFPFSCRLCGAVLEDQEGSSAQICSGCTLDLLSKPSPGEREGGGRVFTCALCPFSTQYPNHLARHMKTHSGEKPYKCPQCDYASAHFDNLKRHHRVHTGEKPYQCHLCDYACGNLANLKRHQRIHSGAKPFQCAVCSYSCNQSMNLKRHMLRHTGEKPYGCQQCPYTTGHWDNYKRHQRKHGHGADARGWVKVQLPGDHEQEEEEDAV comes from the exons ATGCCAAGAAGAAAACAGTCGCACCCGCAGCCGGTCAAAT tggacTCTGAAGATGGAGTGGCTGCAGTGAACTCTGGGAGTTTGGTGCTGGAAAGTGACTTCCTCCTGGGCCAGGATCTGGAGTTCGGGGACAATGACGGCGACTACAAGATCATCGCTTTCGACAAGGACTCGG ACTCTGTTGCCGTGGAGATGGGGCTCCCTGCGTACGGGCTGAGCGATGAGGACTGCAGCTACGGGCGGCTGAGCCTGGAGAGCGAGGGGGAGGAGACCGAGGCCTGCGCCTGCTGCGGCCAGCCAATCGAGGAGCCATCCTCCCTGACCCCGCCCTGCTGCGGCCAGCCAATCGAGGAGCCATCCTCCCTGACCCCGccctgctgccgccgctgcagagagggggaggggcctggggGCGGTgacggcgggggcggggccacgGGCGGGTCAGCGGGCGTGGTCTCCGGCGGGGCGGGGCCTCGTAAGCTCCACCCCTGCGCGCTCTGCGGCTTCTCCTCCCGCTACTCCAACCACCTGAAGCGGCACATGAAGACGCACAACGGCGAGAAGCCCTACCGCTGCCCGCACTGCGCCTACGCCTCCGCGCAGCTGGTCAACCTGCAGCGGCACCTGCGCACGCACACGGGCGAGAAGCCCTACCGCTGCACCCACTGCGCCTTCGCCTGCAGCTCCCTGGGCAACCTCAAGAGGCACcagcgcatgcacacgcaccacAAGCCCAACAAGTGCAGCGTCTGCGAGTACAGGGCCAGCAGCGCGGCCAGCCTCCGGCGCCACGAGATGGGCCACAAGGCCCAGGAGCCGGAGCCTCCGGACG TTGCCGTGGTGTCGGACCTGACTCTGCACGTGAGCGAGGAGGCGGACTTCCTGCAGAGCTACGGTGGCCTGAAGGGGGCGGAGTCTGACTCTCTGCCCGAACTGCTGTTCCCCTTCTCCTGCCGTCTGTGCGGGGCGGTGCTGGAGGACCAGGAGGGCTCGTCGGCGCAGATCTGCAGCGGCTGCACCCTGGACCTGCTCTCCAAGCCGTCgcccggggagagagaggggggcgggcgggTCTTCACCTGCGCCCTCTGCCCCTTCTCCACCCAGTACCCCAACCACCTGGCGCGGCACATGAAGACGCACAGCGGCGAGAAGCCCTACAAGTGCCCGCAGTGCGACTACGCCTCGGCCCACTTCGACAACCTGAAGCGGCACCACCGCGTGCACACGGGCGAGAAGCCCTACCAGTGCCACCTGTGCGACTACGCCTGCGGCAACCTGGCCAACCTGAAGAGGCACCAGCGCATCCACTCGGGGGCCAAGCCCTTCCAGTGCGCCGTCTGCAGCTACAGCTGCAACCAGAGCATGAACCTGAAGAGGCACATGCTCCGGCACACGGGCGAGAAGCCGTACGGCTGCCAGCAGTGCCCCTACACCACCGGCCACTGGGACAACTACAAGCGGCACCAGAGGAAGCACGGGCACGGTGCCGACGCGCGCGGCTGGGTCAAGGTGCAGCTGCCCGGCGACCAcgaacaggaggaggaggaggacgcaGTGTAG
- the LOC133141902 gene encoding mannose-binding protein C-like — MELLPTQQVALLSLCALYILLVPHHFLHAEKVPEGSCCGYSGMPGTPGHNGLPGRDGNMGEAGPKGEKGDPGTSGAQGLHGKLGPAGPAGRPGPAGPRSMPGPSGEKGEKGSMGLDGISGQKGDQGPPGPPGPLPAIDLVELQSELKALRDVLNKVTQFTFTKRVGTKYFLSDKKSGVFEQAVAACSAVGGVPALPKSQEENQALIGMMSSSEHAWLSANDRTAEGTFVDLQGTTLGFSNWKKGEPNNHKGVEDCTITDFNGSWNDVNCDLSSIIICEI; from the exons ATGGAACTTCTCCCAACACAACAG GTGGCGCTGTTGAGCCTGTGTGCTCTGTACATCCTGCTGGTGCCACACCACTTCCTGCACGCTGAGAAGGTTCCAGAAGGGTCCTGCTGTGGCTACTCCGGCATGCCCGGGACACCAGGCCATAACGGTCTCCCTGGGCGAGACGGGAACATGGGAGAGGCTGGTCCAAAGGGGGAGAAGGGTGACCCAG GCACATCGGGTGCACAGGGGCTTCATGGAAAGCTGGGTCCGGCGGGTCCTGCTGGTAGGCCTGGTCCAGCAGGGCCCAGAAGTATGCCCGGCCCAagtggagagaagggggagaaggGGTCCATGGGTTTGGACGGCATATCGGGACAGAAGGGGGACCAGGGCCCCCCCGGGCCTCCAG GTCCCCTGCCTGCCATAGACCTTGTGGAACTGCAGTCGGAGCTTAAGGCACTGCGAGATGTTCTCAACAAAG TGACACAGTTCACCTTCACTAAAAGGGTTGGAACGAAGTACTTTTTGTCTGATAAGAAGTCGGGGGTGTTTGAGCAAGCGGTTGCGGCATGCAGCGCTGTTGGGGGGGTTCCCGCCCTGCCTAAAAGCCAGGAAGAAAACCAGGCTCTGATCGGAATGATGTCCAGTTCTGAGCACGCCTGGCTCAGTGCGAACGACAGGACAGCCGAGGGCACGTTTGTGGACCTGCAGGGGACAACGCTCGGATTCAGCAACTGGAAGAAAGGAGAACCAAACAACCACAAAGGGGTAGAGGACTGCACTATCACAGATTTCAACGGCTCCTGGAATGATGTCAACTGCGATTTAAGCTCCATCATTATTTGTGAGAtttaa
- the gckr gene encoding glucokinase regulatory protein isoform X1, with the protein MLAAEALTEMDRWEMPSYEPRLPVTEKSNPRTRELDRARPEQLVRSLRDCDSEIFQHLWGGGAGYQGLYSDSIVQTIVHVAKKVEDILKNPEGRLIVLSGCGTSGRLAYLLATSFNRLLTGLKKERVLAYIIAGGDKALLTSQEAPEDDPQLGALNLEQVCTGKSRVLFIGISCGLSAPFVAGQLDFCMNHLDVFTPVLLGFNPVDMARNEPVPGWALTFRAVAERMLEMQKTHRAFIINPAVGPEPISGSSRMKAGSTTKILLETLLWSAHTSTATHRDVLKLLKNYEHIHRVTYSQSEQIAALVKQAGASLQKGGHVYYVGWGTLGVIGIIDASECVPTFGAEAGDICGFISEGYTAMGNTEGDMTSLGPEFCIGHKDFVSAILPNVRESDSVIFMFTLADDLDAVGDLALCVKQKTSNLHAVAHAFGAYGVPKEYEGMPQHLTPSEDRINRVFASILTITWPRASEEESSFLMTLQVELATKWVLNAVSTGAHILKGKVYRNYMMDLKVTNSKLFRRAVSLLQMFSGCAAELCHGALIRAVYSTDQPTEEMSTASLTEHAQTANTCSKVVPTALMMLRWKCSVREARARLQGHMIIRDAVESCLTA; encoded by the exons ATGTTAGCAGCAGAGGCGCTAACAGAGATGGACAGATGGGAG ATGCCCAGCTATGAGCCCCGGCTGCCGGTCACGGAGAAGTCCAACCCTCGAACCCGGGAGCTGGACCGCGCGCGGCCCGAGCAGCTGGTGAGGTCGCTGCGGGACTGCGACTCGGAGATATTTCAGCACCTGTGGGGGGGTGGCGCGGGATACCAG GGATTGTACAGTGACTCCATTGTACAGACGATTGTTCATGTGGCCAAGAAGGTGGAGGACATTTTGAAG AATCCAGAGGGCCGTCTCATCGTCCTGAGTGGGTGTGGCACCTCAGGACGTCTGGCATATCTCTTGGCG ACATCCTTCAACAGACTCCTGACTGGATTAAAAAAGGAACGGGTCTTGGCTTATATTATTGCTGGAGGTGACAA GGCCCTTCTGACATCCCAGGAGGCCCCAGAGGATGACCCCCAACTGGGAGCCCTCAACCTGGAGCAG GTGTGTACTGGTAAAAGCCGTGTCCTCTTCATTGGAATATCCTGTGGACTGTCG GCACCCTTTGTTGCTGGCCAGCTGGACTTCTGTATGAACCACCTGGATGTCTTCACACCTGTGCTGCTTGGATTCAATCCTGTAGACATGGCGAG GAACGAGCCCGTCCCTGGCTGGGCTCTGACGTTCCGCGCTGTGGCAGAGAGGATGCTAGAGATGCAGAAGACCCACAGAGCCTTCATCATTAACCCTGCTGTCGGG CCAGAGCCCATCAGCGGATCCTCCAGGATGAAGGCAGGGAGCACCACCAAGATCCTCCTGGAGACATTGCTCTGGAGCGCACACAccagcactgccacacacag AGATGTTCTGAAGCTGCTGAAGAACTATGAACACATCCACAGAGTGACATACTCCCAGAGTGAACAGATAGCTGCGCTGGTGAAGCAAGCCGGAGCAAG CCTGCAGAAGGGAGGACATGTCTACTACGTGGGCTGGGGCACTTTAGGAGTGATCGGGATTATTGATGCCAGTGAATGTGTTCCAACATTTGGAGCAG AGGCTGGTGATATCTGTGGGTTCATCAGTGAGGGCTACACTGCAATGGGGAACACAGAGGGAGACATGACATCCCTg GGGCCAGAATTCTGCATCGGACACAAAGACTTTGTGAGCGCCATCTTACCAAATGTGAGGGAATCAGACTCTGTCATCTTCATGTTTACATTGGCTG ATGATCTGGATGCGGTTGGAGACCTGGCTCTTTGCGTGAAACAGAAGACCTCGAACCTCCATGCTGTGGCCCACGCTTTTGGCGCATACGGTGTTCCG AAAGAATATGAAGGGATGCCGCAGCACCTGACACCATCCGAG GACCGGATCAACAGAGTGTTTGCTTCCATTTTGACCATCACCTGGCCCAGAGCATCCGAAGAGGAGAGTTCATTCCTCATG ACACTGCAGGTGGAGTTGGCCACTAAGTGGGTGCTGAATGCTGTCAGCACTGGAGCTCACATCCTGAAGGGTAAAGTCTACAGGAACTACATGATGGACCTGAAAGTGACCAACAGCAAGCTGTTCAGAAGGGCAGTGTCCCTGCTACAG ATGTTCTCAGGCTGTGCTGCTGAACTCTGCCATGGGGCCCTGATCCGGGCTGTCTACAGCACAGACCAGCCCACGGAGGAGATGAGCACTGCCTCACTcactgagcatgcccagacCGCCAACACTTGCAGCAAG GTTGTCCCCACGGCGCTCATGATGCTGAGGTGGAAGTGTTCAGTGCGGGAGGCGAGGGCACGCCTCCAGGGTCACATGATCATCAGAGACGCAGTGGAGTCCTGCCTCACCGCCTGA
- the gckr gene encoding glucokinase regulatory protein isoform X2: MLAAEALTEMDRWEMPSYEPRLPVTEKSNPRTRELDRARPEQLVRSLRDCDSEIFQHLWGGGAGYQGLYSDSIVQTIVHVAKKVEDILKNPEGRLIVLSGCGTSGRLAYLLATSFNRLLTGLKKERVLAYIIAGGDKALLTSQEAPEDDPQLGALNLEQVCTGKSRVLFIGISCGLSAPFVAGQLDFCMNHLDVFTPVLLGFNPVDMARNEPVPGWALTFRAVAERMLEMQKTHRAFIINPAVGPEPISGSSRMKAGSTTKILLETLLWSAHTSTATHRDVLKLLKNYEHIHRVTYSQSEQIAALVKQAGASLQKGGHVYYVGWGTLGVIGIIDASECVPTFGAEAGDICGFISEGYTAMGNTEGDMTSLGPEFCIGHKDFVSAILPNVRESDSVIFMFTLADDLDAVGDLALCVKQKTSNLHAVAHAFGAYGVPDRINRVFASILTITWPRASEEESSFLMTLQVELATKWVLNAVSTGAHILKGKVYRNYMMDLKVTNSKLFRRAVSLLQMFSGCAAELCHGALIRAVYSTDQPTEEMSTASLTEHAQTANTCSKVVPTALMMLRWKCSVREARARLQGHMIIRDAVESCLTA, from the exons ATGTTAGCAGCAGAGGCGCTAACAGAGATGGACAGATGGGAG ATGCCCAGCTATGAGCCCCGGCTGCCGGTCACGGAGAAGTCCAACCCTCGAACCCGGGAGCTGGACCGCGCGCGGCCCGAGCAGCTGGTGAGGTCGCTGCGGGACTGCGACTCGGAGATATTTCAGCACCTGTGGGGGGGTGGCGCGGGATACCAG GGATTGTACAGTGACTCCATTGTACAGACGATTGTTCATGTGGCCAAGAAGGTGGAGGACATTTTGAAG AATCCAGAGGGCCGTCTCATCGTCCTGAGTGGGTGTGGCACCTCAGGACGTCTGGCATATCTCTTGGCG ACATCCTTCAACAGACTCCTGACTGGATTAAAAAAGGAACGGGTCTTGGCTTATATTATTGCTGGAGGTGACAA GGCCCTTCTGACATCCCAGGAGGCCCCAGAGGATGACCCCCAACTGGGAGCCCTCAACCTGGAGCAG GTGTGTACTGGTAAAAGCCGTGTCCTCTTCATTGGAATATCCTGTGGACTGTCG GCACCCTTTGTTGCTGGCCAGCTGGACTTCTGTATGAACCACCTGGATGTCTTCACACCTGTGCTGCTTGGATTCAATCCTGTAGACATGGCGAG GAACGAGCCCGTCCCTGGCTGGGCTCTGACGTTCCGCGCTGTGGCAGAGAGGATGCTAGAGATGCAGAAGACCCACAGAGCCTTCATCATTAACCCTGCTGTCGGG CCAGAGCCCATCAGCGGATCCTCCAGGATGAAGGCAGGGAGCACCACCAAGATCCTCCTGGAGACATTGCTCTGGAGCGCACACAccagcactgccacacacag AGATGTTCTGAAGCTGCTGAAGAACTATGAACACATCCACAGAGTGACATACTCCCAGAGTGAACAGATAGCTGCGCTGGTGAAGCAAGCCGGAGCAAG CCTGCAGAAGGGAGGACATGTCTACTACGTGGGCTGGGGCACTTTAGGAGTGATCGGGATTATTGATGCCAGTGAATGTGTTCCAACATTTGGAGCAG AGGCTGGTGATATCTGTGGGTTCATCAGTGAGGGCTACACTGCAATGGGGAACACAGAGGGAGACATGACATCCCTg GGGCCAGAATTCTGCATCGGACACAAAGACTTTGTGAGCGCCATCTTACCAAATGTGAGGGAATCAGACTCTGTCATCTTCATGTTTACATTGGCTG ATGATCTGGATGCGGTTGGAGACCTGGCTCTTTGCGTGAAACAGAAGACCTCGAACCTCCATGCTGTGGCCCACGCTTTTGGCGCATACGGTGTTCCG GACCGGATCAACAGAGTGTTTGCTTCCATTTTGACCATCACCTGGCCCAGAGCATCCGAAGAGGAGAGTTCATTCCTCATG ACACTGCAGGTGGAGTTGGCCACTAAGTGGGTGCTGAATGCTGTCAGCACTGGAGCTCACATCCTGAAGGGTAAAGTCTACAGGAACTACATGATGGACCTGAAAGTGACCAACAGCAAGCTGTTCAGAAGGGCAGTGTCCCTGCTACAG ATGTTCTCAGGCTGTGCTGCTGAACTCTGCCATGGGGCCCTGATCCGGGCTGTCTACAGCACAGACCAGCCCACGGAGGAGATGAGCACTGCCTCACTcactgagcatgcccagacCGCCAACACTTGCAGCAAG GTTGTCCCCACGGCGCTCATGATGCTGAGGTGGAAGTGTTCAGTGCGGGAGGCGAGGGCACGCCTCCAGGGTCACATGATCATCAGAGACGCAGTGGAGTCCTGCCTCACCGCCTGA
- the gckr gene encoding glucokinase regulatory protein isoform X3, with protein MLAAEALTEMDRWEMPSYEPRLPVTEKSNPRTRELDRARPEQLVRSLRDCDSEIFQHLWGGGAGYQGLYSDSIVQTIVHVAKKVEDILKNPEGRLIVLSGCGTSGRLAYLLATSFNRLLTGLKKERVLAYIIAGGDKALLTSQEAPEDDPQLGALNLEQVCTGKSRVLFIGISCGLSAPFVAGQLDFCMNHLDVFTPVLLGFNPVDMARNEPVPGWALTFRAVAERMLEMQKTHRAFIINPAVGPEPISGSSRMKAGSTTKILLETLLWSAHTSTATHRDVLKLLKNYEHIHRVTYSQSEQIAALVKQAGASLQKGGHVYYVGWGTLGVIGIIDASECVPTFGAEAGDICGFISEGYTAMGNTEGDMTSLGPEFCIGHKDFVSAILPNVRESDSVIFMFTLADDLDAVGDLALCVKQKTSNLHAVAHAFGAYGVPKEYEGMPQHLTPSEDRINRVFASILTITWPRASEEESSFLMTLQVELATKWVLNAVSTGAHILKGKVYRNYMMDLKVTNSKLFRRAVSLLQHRPAHGGDEHCLTH; from the exons ATGTTAGCAGCAGAGGCGCTAACAGAGATGGACAGATGGGAG ATGCCCAGCTATGAGCCCCGGCTGCCGGTCACGGAGAAGTCCAACCCTCGAACCCGGGAGCTGGACCGCGCGCGGCCCGAGCAGCTGGTGAGGTCGCTGCGGGACTGCGACTCGGAGATATTTCAGCACCTGTGGGGGGGTGGCGCGGGATACCAG GGATTGTACAGTGACTCCATTGTACAGACGATTGTTCATGTGGCCAAGAAGGTGGAGGACATTTTGAAG AATCCAGAGGGCCGTCTCATCGTCCTGAGTGGGTGTGGCACCTCAGGACGTCTGGCATATCTCTTGGCG ACATCCTTCAACAGACTCCTGACTGGATTAAAAAAGGAACGGGTCTTGGCTTATATTATTGCTGGAGGTGACAA GGCCCTTCTGACATCCCAGGAGGCCCCAGAGGATGACCCCCAACTGGGAGCCCTCAACCTGGAGCAG GTGTGTACTGGTAAAAGCCGTGTCCTCTTCATTGGAATATCCTGTGGACTGTCG GCACCCTTTGTTGCTGGCCAGCTGGACTTCTGTATGAACCACCTGGATGTCTTCACACCTGTGCTGCTTGGATTCAATCCTGTAGACATGGCGAG GAACGAGCCCGTCCCTGGCTGGGCTCTGACGTTCCGCGCTGTGGCAGAGAGGATGCTAGAGATGCAGAAGACCCACAGAGCCTTCATCATTAACCCTGCTGTCGGG CCAGAGCCCATCAGCGGATCCTCCAGGATGAAGGCAGGGAGCACCACCAAGATCCTCCTGGAGACATTGCTCTGGAGCGCACACAccagcactgccacacacag AGATGTTCTGAAGCTGCTGAAGAACTATGAACACATCCACAGAGTGACATACTCCCAGAGTGAACAGATAGCTGCGCTGGTGAAGCAAGCCGGAGCAAG CCTGCAGAAGGGAGGACATGTCTACTACGTGGGCTGGGGCACTTTAGGAGTGATCGGGATTATTGATGCCAGTGAATGTGTTCCAACATTTGGAGCAG AGGCTGGTGATATCTGTGGGTTCATCAGTGAGGGCTACACTGCAATGGGGAACACAGAGGGAGACATGACATCCCTg GGGCCAGAATTCTGCATCGGACACAAAGACTTTGTGAGCGCCATCTTACCAAATGTGAGGGAATCAGACTCTGTCATCTTCATGTTTACATTGGCTG ATGATCTGGATGCGGTTGGAGACCTGGCTCTTTGCGTGAAACAGAAGACCTCGAACCTCCATGCTGTGGCCCACGCTTTTGGCGCATACGGTGTTCCG AAAGAATATGAAGGGATGCCGCAGCACCTGACACCATCCGAG GACCGGATCAACAGAGTGTTTGCTTCCATTTTGACCATCACCTGGCCCAGAGCATCCGAAGAGGAGAGTTCATTCCTCATG ACACTGCAGGTGGAGTTGGCCACTAAGTGGGTGCTGAATGCTGTCAGCACTGGAGCTCACATCCTGAAGGGTAAAGTCTACAGGAACTACATGATGGACCTGAAAGTGACCAACAGCAAGCTGTTCAGAAGGGCAGTGTCCCTGCTACAG CACAGACCAGCCCACGGAGGAGATGAGCACTGCCTCACTcactga
- the si:ch73-340m8.2 gene encoding tyrosine-protein kinase Blk isoform X1 translates to MGALNSALRLFRESIQPQERPGDPGSPINPPLAQESLEDRLGPPQTDKDIVLAQYDFRPMNDHDLAFQKGDKLKLISDKGDWWLAKSLVSGEEGYFPQNYVARLNTLEEEQWFFANLSRKETEGLLLAPGNKPGAFLIRESETSKGAFSLSVRDMLPDSRSLVKHYKIRSLDSGGYYISPKICFSSLQDLVKHYTRSADGLCKKLTVPCKHPRPQTPWAQDTWEVPRETLRMVKKLGAGQFGEVWMGYYKNNQKVAIKTLKAGSMEPEAFLQEAHLMKHLQHKHLVRLYAIVTQQPIFIVTEFMENGSLLDFLKTAEGNSLTLPKLLDMSAQIAEGMAYIEQNNCIHRDLRAANVLVSETLQCKVADFGLARITESEYIAQAGAKFPLKWTAPEAINYGTFTIKSDVWSFGVLLTEIIAYGRVPYPGMTNPEVVRNLDRGYRMPCPDSCPPELYSLILWCWRNEAEDRPTFQHLQHTLEDFYIATEAQYESQP, encoded by the exons atGGGGGCCTTGAACAGTGCTCTGAGACTCTTCAGGGAGTCCATACAGCCGCAAGAGCGTCCTGGGGATCCGGGGTCCCCCATAAACCCCCCGCTGGCT CAGGAGTCTCTGGAGGACAGACTGGGTCCTCCACAAACAG ATAAAGATATTGTCCTTGCTCAGTATGACTTCAGACCTATGAATGATCATGACCTTGCATTTCAGAAAGGGGACAAACTCAAACTAATTAGTGA TAAAGGTGATTGGTGGCTGGCGAAGTCCTTGGTCAGTGGAGAAGAGGGGTACTTTCCTCAAAATTATGTGGCACGGCTGAACACCCTGGAGGAGGAACA ATGGTTCTTTGCGAATCTGAGCCGCAAAGAGACAGAGGGCTTGCTTCTGGCTCCTGGAAATAAACCTGGAGCTTTCCTCATCAGGGAGAGCGAGACCAGCAAAG GAGCATTCTCTCTATCTGTCAGAGACATGTTGCCAGACAGCAGGAGTCTGGTGAAGCATTATAAAATCCGCTCTCTGGACAGCGGCGGATACTACATCTCTCCTAAGATCTGCTTTtcctccctgcaggacctgGTCAAACACTACACCC GATCAGCGGATGGACTCTGTAAGAAGCTGACCGTCCCCTGTAAGCACCCCCGGCCTCAGACCCCCTGGGcgcaggacacctgggaggttCCCAGAGAAACGCTGCGGATGGTGAAGAAGCTTGGGGCGGGGCAGTTTGGAGAGGTGTGGATGG GCTATTATAAGAACAACCAGAAGGTGGCGATAAAGACGCTGAAGGCGGGCAGCATGGAGCCGGAGGCCTTCCTGCAGGAGGCTCACCTGATGAAGCACCTGCAGCACAAGCACCTGGTGCGTCTGTACGCCATCGTCACCCAGCAGCCCATCTTCATTGTCACCGAGTTCATGGAAAATG GGAGTTTGCTCGACTTTCTGAAGACAGCGGAGGGGAACAGCCTGACGCTTCCTAAACTGCTGGATATGTCAGCACAG ATCGCAGAGGGCATGGCCTACATCGAGCAGAATAACTGCATCCACAGAGACCTGCGGGCGGCCAACGTGCTGGTGTCAGAGACGCTGCAGTGCAAGGTTGCCGACTTCGGCCTCGCCCGGATCACCGAGTCTGAGTACATCGCACAGGCAG GTGCCAAGTTCCCCCTGAAATGGACGGCCCCAGAGGCCATTAACTATGGCACCTTCACCATCAAGTCTGACGTGTGGTCTTTTGGCGTCCTGCTGACCGAGATCATCGCGTACGGGAGAGTGCCTTAcccag GCATGACAAACCCTGAGGTGGTGCGGAACCTGGATCGGGGGTACCGGATGCCATGCCCGGACAGCTGCCCCCCTGAGCTGTACTCTCTTATTCTGTGGTGCTGGAGGAATGAGGCGGAGGACCGGCCCACGTTCCAGCACCTGCAGCACACGCTGGAGGACTTCTACATCGCCACGGAGGCGCAGTACGAGAGCCAGCCCTGA
- the si:ch73-340m8.2 gene encoding tyrosine-protein kinase Blk isoform X2: protein MGALNSALRLFRESIQPQERPGDPGSPINPPLAESLEDRLGPPQTDKDIVLAQYDFRPMNDHDLAFQKGDKLKLISDKGDWWLAKSLVSGEEGYFPQNYVARLNTLEEEQWFFANLSRKETEGLLLAPGNKPGAFLIRESETSKGAFSLSVRDMLPDSRSLVKHYKIRSLDSGGYYISPKICFSSLQDLVKHYTRSADGLCKKLTVPCKHPRPQTPWAQDTWEVPRETLRMVKKLGAGQFGEVWMGYYKNNQKVAIKTLKAGSMEPEAFLQEAHLMKHLQHKHLVRLYAIVTQQPIFIVTEFMENGSLLDFLKTAEGNSLTLPKLLDMSAQIAEGMAYIEQNNCIHRDLRAANVLVSETLQCKVADFGLARITESEYIAQAGAKFPLKWTAPEAINYGTFTIKSDVWSFGVLLTEIIAYGRVPYPGMTNPEVVRNLDRGYRMPCPDSCPPELYSLILWCWRNEAEDRPTFQHLQHTLEDFYIATEAQYESQP from the exons atGGGGGCCTTGAACAGTGCTCTGAGACTCTTCAGGGAGTCCATACAGCCGCAAGAGCGTCCTGGGGATCCGGGGTCCCCCATAAACCCCCCGCTGGCT GAGTCTCTGGAGGACAGACTGGGTCCTCCACAAACAG ATAAAGATATTGTCCTTGCTCAGTATGACTTCAGACCTATGAATGATCATGACCTTGCATTTCAGAAAGGGGACAAACTCAAACTAATTAGTGA TAAAGGTGATTGGTGGCTGGCGAAGTCCTTGGTCAGTGGAGAAGAGGGGTACTTTCCTCAAAATTATGTGGCACGGCTGAACACCCTGGAGGAGGAACA ATGGTTCTTTGCGAATCTGAGCCGCAAAGAGACAGAGGGCTTGCTTCTGGCTCCTGGAAATAAACCTGGAGCTTTCCTCATCAGGGAGAGCGAGACCAGCAAAG GAGCATTCTCTCTATCTGTCAGAGACATGTTGCCAGACAGCAGGAGTCTGGTGAAGCATTATAAAATCCGCTCTCTGGACAGCGGCGGATACTACATCTCTCCTAAGATCTGCTTTtcctccctgcaggacctgGTCAAACACTACACCC GATCAGCGGATGGACTCTGTAAGAAGCTGACCGTCCCCTGTAAGCACCCCCGGCCTCAGACCCCCTGGGcgcaggacacctgggaggttCCCAGAGAAACGCTGCGGATGGTGAAGAAGCTTGGGGCGGGGCAGTTTGGAGAGGTGTGGATGG GCTATTATAAGAACAACCAGAAGGTGGCGATAAAGACGCTGAAGGCGGGCAGCATGGAGCCGGAGGCCTTCCTGCAGGAGGCTCACCTGATGAAGCACCTGCAGCACAAGCACCTGGTGCGTCTGTACGCCATCGTCACCCAGCAGCCCATCTTCATTGTCACCGAGTTCATGGAAAATG GGAGTTTGCTCGACTTTCTGAAGACAGCGGAGGGGAACAGCCTGACGCTTCCTAAACTGCTGGATATGTCAGCACAG ATCGCAGAGGGCATGGCCTACATCGAGCAGAATAACTGCATCCACAGAGACCTGCGGGCGGCCAACGTGCTGGTGTCAGAGACGCTGCAGTGCAAGGTTGCCGACTTCGGCCTCGCCCGGATCACCGAGTCTGAGTACATCGCACAGGCAG GTGCCAAGTTCCCCCTGAAATGGACGGCCCCAGAGGCCATTAACTATGGCACCTTCACCATCAAGTCTGACGTGTGGTCTTTTGGCGTCCTGCTGACCGAGATCATCGCGTACGGGAGAGTGCCTTAcccag GCATGACAAACCCTGAGGTGGTGCGGAACCTGGATCGGGGGTACCGGATGCCATGCCCGGACAGCTGCCCCCCTGAGCTGTACTCTCTTATTCTGTGGTGCTGGAGGAATGAGGCGGAGGACCGGCCCACGTTCCAGCACCTGCAGCACACGCTGGAGGACTTCTACATCGCCACGGAGGCGCAGTACGAGAGCCAGCCCTGA